In a genomic window of Dyadobacter fermentans DSM 18053:
- a CDS encoding FkbM family methyltransferase produces the protein MKLKTIKTILSHPLNQNKKISALLTFFTRGVVIRLHRHPIVYPFVENTSLVVEKGMSSAELQVYTGLYDLYEMFFLMHYLRPEDTFVDVGANVGVYTVLAAGVAGSQAIAFEPIPSTYSKLSRNVAYNGLQDRAELLNMGVGDKEEVLVFSNSLDAVNHVISSGEDFHGDTTEVAVNSLDRLLAQKHVNFLKIDVEGFEANVINGAPEVLARPELRVIIMETNGLSDQYEFGQNYLHDKLLSLGFAPYSYDPFKRKLEKLATTNPQNTIYLKDIEFVKSRIQMGRKISFRKQLI, from the coding sequence ATGAAGTTAAAGACCATCAAGACCATACTGAGTCACCCGCTTAACCAGAATAAAAAGATCAGTGCGCTCCTGACCTTCTTTACAAGGGGCGTGGTCATCCGCCTGCACCGCCATCCGATTGTCTACCCGTTTGTCGAAAATACTTCGCTGGTTGTTGAAAAAGGCATGTCCAGTGCGGAACTTCAAGTCTACACCGGCTTGTATGACCTGTACGAAATGTTTTTCCTGATGCATTACCTGCGCCCGGAGGACACTTTTGTAGATGTGGGCGCGAATGTGGGCGTGTATACCGTGCTGGCCGCGGGCGTTGCCGGCTCACAAGCGATTGCATTTGAACCGATCCCGTCTACCTATTCCAAACTTTCGCGGAATGTTGCTTATAATGGCTTGCAGGACCGTGCCGAGCTGCTGAATATGGGCGTGGGCGACAAGGAGGAAGTACTCGTTTTTTCCAACAGCCTGGATGCCGTCAATCACGTGATCAGCAGCGGCGAGGACTTTCACGGGGATACCACCGAGGTGGCTGTAAACTCGCTGGACCGTTTATTAGCCCAAAAACACGTCAACTTCCTCAAAATCGACGTGGAAGGGTTCGAAGCCAATGTGATAAACGGTGCGCCGGAAGTACTGGCCAGACCGGAGCTGCGGGTCATTATCATGGAAACCAATGGCCTATCCGATCAATACGAATTCGGGCAGAATTACCTGCACGATAAGCTGCTTAGCCTGGGATTTGCACCATACAGCTACGATCCCTTTAAAAGGAAGTTAGAAAAACTGGCAACCACCAATCCTCAGAATACGATTTATCTCAAAGATATTGAATTTGTGAAAAGCCGCATTCAGATGGGCAGAAAAATCAGTTTCCGTAAACAACTGATCTGA
- a CDS encoding LamG-like jellyroll fold domain-containing protein, giving the protein MNLLRGILTMFLTVCAAISVHGEVDLNRGLIGCYPFSGNARDFSPMGNDGTVRGAQLATDRFGNPDAAYQFDGIDDVIEISPKDLQINTFTYSIWVNPDVIPAPSTALFLFSVGSSFGDQHILFGDHYSDSRHTGFSHGSYLGVANNVLCSGASIEPIGKWYHLVLVKTETDYLFYINGRMVCSNSVNGQKAFYGTGVVRATIGARNNEGQAAHARIDDIHLYNRPLNEEEIAALYQGPEVQQEPVKGGILRDNKPICGGNTVALNAVSDRPGGIFKWVVDGAEQSESSAQLMLATEDRGAAYTIHVGLKVDFDRSCFVQPEPFEVISLLEVNACANPPEETSRLHVPDIFTPNEDGKNDSWKIYNTDSIKDFRLMVFNRWGEVIYASKSGGHEWDGTYRGKVVPSGSYAFRILSGEKLIQKGSVMVVY; this is encoded by the coding sequence ATGAACCTATTGCGCGGAATCCTGACCATGTTTCTGACGGTTTGCGCCGCCATTTCCGTACACGGAGAGGTCGATCTGAACCGCGGCCTGATCGGTTGCTATCCGTTTTCCGGGAACGCCAGGGATTTCAGCCCGATGGGCAACGACGGCACCGTCCGCGGCGCGCAGCTCGCCACCGACCGTTTTGGCAATCCCGACGCTGCCTACCAGTTCGACGGGATCGATGACGTGATCGAGATCAGCCCGAAAGACTTACAAATCAACACATTCACCTATTCTATCTGGGTAAATCCAGACGTAATTCCGGCACCGTCCACCGCATTGTTCCTCTTTTCCGTCGGCAGCAGCTTCGGCGACCAGCACATTCTGTTTGGCGATCATTATTCCGATTCCAGGCATACCGGCTTTTCACATGGCTCCTACCTCGGCGTTGCCAACAATGTACTTTGCTCCGGCGCCTCGATTGAACCGATAGGCAAGTGGTACCACTTGGTTTTGGTCAAAACTGAGACGGATTACCTCTTTTATATCAATGGCCGGATGGTTTGTTCCAATAGCGTGAACGGCCAGAAGGCTTTTTACGGCACAGGCGTCGTCCGCGCTACGATCGGCGCACGCAACAATGAAGGACAAGCGGCACATGCGCGGATAGACGATATTCACTTGTACAACCGTCCGCTCAACGAAGAAGAAATCGCTGCCCTTTATCAGGGGCCGGAAGTTCAGCAGGAACCCGTTAAAGGAGGAATCCTGAGAGACAATAAGCCGATATGCGGCGGAAATACGGTTGCATTGAATGCAGTTTCCGACCGGCCAGGAGGAATTTTCAAATGGGTAGTCGACGGAGCGGAGCAGTCGGAATCATCGGCGCAGCTCATGCTCGCCACCGAAGACAGAGGCGCCGCTTACACCATCCACGTTGGGCTTAAAGTCGATTTCGATCGCTCGTGTTTCGTCCAGCCGGAGCCATTCGAAGTGATTTCACTTCTGGAAGTGAATGCCTGTGCCAATCCTCCCGAAGAAACTTCCCGGCTACACGTTCCCGATATTTTCACTCCCAATGAGGACGGCAAGAACGACAGTTGGAAGATTTATAACACCGACAGCATCAAAGACTTCCGTTTAATGGTCTTCAACCGCTGGGGCGAAGTGATATACGCTTCCAAAAGCGGCGGCCACGAATGGGACGGTACTTACCGGGGCAAAGTTGTTCCGTCGGGCAGCTACGCATTCAGAATTCTGTCGGGTGAAAAGCTGATCCAAAAAGGCAGCGTGATGGTCGTTTACTAG